The genomic window TGTACATACTCACCTCCCCACTAAAATggcataaactttttttcgttTTAGGACCTAATCTTCTCAGTCTAATAGGTCCCCATGACGCTTTAGTAACTGCAAATTTAGCATCCAAGGCTCCCCTACTCAAAATCATAATCAAAAAGTagaataaattttcaataaaccaCGCATTACGTAGCAGTTGGTTGGAGGGCTCGAAAACATTGTCACCCTTCTATAGTTGCCCCCATGGATAATCTGTTTTAGTGTGTATTTTGTTAATGGGTGTTTGTGTTCGTAGTTTTGAGGTATTACTTAGTATAATACACCTAAAGACATTAGAATATTTTGATCGTGGGAAAAGGCGAGggaaaaaagtggaaaataGATAAGAATATCCGTGCCCGGATTTATTGAGAACGTCGATACACAAAAAAAAGCTATGGACAATCATCTCGACATTAGTAATATAAACTTGGAATGTTCATTTTCCAATTTTCATCAGGTGGAGCATAGAATATTGAGGAGGAAGAAATATCAATATACTATTTTGACGAAACATGGTAAAATACACATGGCAATAACAAATGGTTGTACAAACGGTTACTGATGTTATATCTATCATATCCCAGACATCTCGACGAAACCATTTGCAGTACTGCGTTGATGTATTTTTGGATATTAAATAGCCCTTAAGATTCGACTATTTCTGCTAATTTTACCCAAAATCAATCACTGGTATAGGCTGTTTAGATTTATAGCAAATTCCAAAAGGCCTCTCGTTGCCTGACTCTTTTTCGTCTAGAATTTGTCTGAAAATATAATCGTTTTTCTCCTCGATGTCATCTAATGCGTGCCTAAAGAGTGTTTAAAACGTTTCTTTATTCGTCGTCCCATTTTTATCATTCTAGGCGATAACGACGGTATTTAGCTTTTGGTGAGAAGACCGTATATAACAAATAGTAAAAGATCTTATTTATATATGCTTAACTACTAGCAACTAGCATAAAAAAGTCATATATGTTCGTCAAATCCTTGATTACTACTGGAGGTCCCATTGTCGTTGTCACTAATTagtaaataacatattaaatcaACTTTTCTGGTTGGGTGGAATGGTAAGCCTTACGAATTTATACATCAAATTAACTCTATTGTGTAAATGTGGCTCGTGGGTTTTTGAACAACgtggattttttgttttatatatttaacaacGTGAAAAATACATGTTGATTTGACCATTTTTCCTGAACCTGATTATTACAAGACATTAGGTTTGGCCTATTTTTCAGCTAAATGCCTATAAGTAGATTTACATTTAGTATCAAATAATTAAAGCCCCGATTTTGGCGCTTATCTCAcggttaaaaaacaataaatttgtcTAGCCAAGATTTTAAACACGATCACCTAAGACTAgcagaattatttatttaaactgtaTTTATTCACTACTATTTATAGCAGTTTTAAAAGTCGCACCAACATTCAGACTTAAACTGGCCTTCCGGCGGCGCGggcttcttatatactcggcatccatggttccggaagattcgctaaccttTCACGTGTTACACCGATACATCGACACATTGGTTGAATTTTTCCAAACTTTCTGCGGAAAACCTCAGCTATTCCTCTAGACTTTTATGAAACCTTATTCCATTGCGATAtccctgtattatattttagcACATTTACTGACGATTTATGGTAAACTCttcaacttttatatttaaagtttttttccgTTTCGGGTAATAACCGTGTTAGGTTCTGTCTAAATATAAAGAACAACCCTGTACTTATTCTCTGCTTCTAATTCGGAAAGCGAACCAGCAACGTCAATAGCAATCCTTTCAAAGGGACTTCCCACATAGTATTGATGCATTAAAGTCTTCTGCTTTCTTTGCGGTCCATTACTTGCCGCACATACAACGCATTTCCTGCACCAGTCCCTGACGTCTGCCTTGCTATAGACCCAGTACAATCTTTCCCTCACTTTTCCCAGGGTCTTTGTTATTCCAAGACGTCCTCCTGATACGCCGGCATAGGTTTCTTATAGCAACTTTGAAATCCGACATTTAGTCCCAACGATTTGCCTTTTTTCCTCTTTGGTGGTCAACCATTTTCCGTTGGAATACTTTATCTTTCAAAATTAGGCAGTTCCATTGTACCCAATATTACTTGACATTagcaaatttaacattttctttttaagttcaTTCTTTCTGCAAGCCTCTTTCCTTCCTTTGTCCAGGTTAGGACTATCTGGATTTCGGGATCTTCCTCTTGGTCTCCTATAAGATCCCCGAAGACGATGGTGGTTCTTCACAACTGAGCATCTTTTTTGTCTATCTGCTGACAATGTTTGCAGTCTTCTGGACAGGCTTTTCTTAATAAAGCATCTGCATTTTCATGGATTTTTCCCTGCTCGATGTTCAGTTTTAAAGTCAAACCCTGTAGACTCTCTATCCATCTTACCACTTGACCCTCTGAATTTTAAATAGTCAGTTCTCAGCAGGAACTTCCTCCCATAGACGCACTTATAGAAGTGCTCCATCGCTTTAACAACCGCTAGCAACGCTCGACGGGTGACGCAAAAGTTACGCTCTAGCTTGGACAGCGTCTTACTAAAATAGCCAATGACTTCTTGGCAATCCTGGATTTGAGCACGGCTCCTATACCCATAATGCTAGTGTCCGTGTCAGGAAAGTCTTGTTAGAGCCTCTTTTAGGTGTTAAAAGCTTTCTGCCAGTCTTGGGACCATTAGAATTTTCTCCTGTCAGCCTGATCAATGGTTTTGCGATTTTGGCAAATCCCAAAAAGTTGCGTAACTCAGGCTTATCGTTGGAAACTAGTCAATCCTTGACAGTCTGAACCTTTGCCTTGTCAACCGCAACTCCTTGACTAAAAACTACATGACTCAGATATTGCACTACTCTTTGAAACTGATAACATTTCTTTGGCCTCAACTTTAGTCCAGAACCTCGTAGCTTCAGAAACCCTTCTTCTAGATTCTTCATGTAGTCCTGAAACGATTTTTCTACCACAATAATGCGATCAGGATAAACCAGACAAGACTTCCAGAACAGTCAAAAGTGGCAGGAATATTAATTGCACACTCCAAATGGCATTATCGTTAAATTGCCAGAATCCTGTAACCACCGTGAAAGTATTTTCTCGATCTTTAAGAGCCAACTCAATTCGTCGGAGTCCACTTTTCAAGTCATTTGTGGAAAAGATGTTGGATCCGACAAGGGTGTCCAAAATGTCATCAATGCGAGAATAGTGTTCCTTTTTAGTCTCGGTATTAAGCTGCCGGTAATCTACGCAGAATCTGGTCGACCGTCTTTCTTCTTTACCAGTACCACCGGTGCAGACCATGGACTGCCAGATGGTTCTATGATGTCTTCCTTGGCCATACTCTCAACAACGTTATCAGCCGTTCTCTTGGCCAGTGGTAGTTTGTCTGCCGGATGGGACGAACTGTTCCTGATTAATTTTGTATAGTCCTAATCTTCTCAGTATCAAAACCATATCGATATATgtgtatcaaatgccttagccTTTTTCTTGGCTCTGGCCTTAGACCGGTGTCTGGCGATGATACCAGCTCTTCTAATTCTTTCTGAATAGGTTCCCGGTTGGTTTTAACATCCTAAACTTATCGAAGTATTGCTGAAACTGTAGAGTAGTGCACTAATTCCGTGCCTTTTTTAATAACACAGGATAATGATTGACATTTCATTACTCTCACAGGAATACTCCTTCCAGCACGTATAACGATCTTTCCCATTGCTATCCCTCGACTATGAGCCTCACAATAAATTGCAGGTTCGAACATAACGATTTCACCATCCGTGATCTATACTATGAACGCAGCCCTTCAAAACGATTTCGTTTCATTCTGGTATCAAAGTTAAGGTATTAAAGTTCAGGTAACAAAGAAGTGGGACTCGAACACTGTAACTCTTCTCACGATGCAAATGCAACTTGCTCATCGTCTATTTTCAGGACTCTCAGCTTAAAGCCTTACACGAAGCTCTTGGTGACTCGTCCTCAATCTCGATTACTATCACAGGATGTTCAAATGAAGCCTTTTATAGACAGGGACCCTATGTCGTTATCCTGAAGGGTAATGTCAACATCCTGAAGTGAACAACAAAAATAGATATATCGAACAACAAAAATggttaatattgaaaaatttaactaaaagaATCTTAGAAATTTATAAGAAGGTTTAGCCTTCCTTGCCTCCTCTGACGCGCTGGCATGGCACCTGCAATGCATAAAAATACAGAGTCTACATCTAGAGTTATTTACCTTCAACATTTTGACAGAAATGCGAGCATCCGCCATTTCTTTTCTTGCAAGGATCTTCATCCAAACACTTCTTCCCGAAGAGCTTATAACCCGGAGGACATAAACATTTTGCTTCACCAAAGGCGTTTGAACATCCATGCGAACAACCGCCGTTGTTTATGGCGCATGGGTTCAGTTTAAAACAAGTtttatctgaaaaatatttaaaatttttaaatacagtaTGACACATATAATAAAGTCTATAACAATATTTTCAGTTGAAATATATGACATTACCAATAAGCTCATAATCAGGAGGACATCGGCATATGGCATGCCCATTGATTGCAGTACAGGCATGAGAACAACCGCCATTTTTCTCCAAACACGGGTTTACTAGTACGCAAGACTTTTGTTCCAATTTGTAGCCTTCAGGACAAGAACATATAACTTCGTTATTGACAAATTCACATTCGTGTGAGCATCCTCCATTGTTGATTAGACACGGGTCGATTTTAACACATTCAGTGTCATTTATTAGGTCATGGTGCACTGGGCAGTAGCACTGAGCCTCGTCATTGTCATTCTTACAAAAATGAGAGCACTTAGCTTTGGAACAAGGATCAGCTAAAAAAATGCAGATAGTATAGCGAGATACAGCAGAGGAATCATTGCTTACCTATTATACATGTTTTGTTATCTGAATCCagaatataattttcttgaCATGTGCACTTGGCATTTCCAGAGATATCTTGGCAAAAGTCCGAACAGCCACCATTATCCAAATCACAAGAGTTTTGCTGTAACTAACAATTGTTAAATACAATCAAAAGTGGCTGTCTAATATACCTTTTTACAAAATCTAGAATCAATCAATTCATATCCGCTTGGACAGGAACACACAACCTTTTCACTTGCGAAATCACAAATATGACTGCAGCCTCCATTTTCTTTTTGACACAAGTCGTCCAGAATACAATTTGTATTATTACTCAAGCGATAATTATCTGGACAACTACACTTTATTTCTCCGATATCATCAGAAAAGCATGTATGAGAACAACCTCCATTGTTTACAAGGCAAGGGTCGATTTTGTAGCACATTTTTCCTTCTAGTGTAAAGTTTTCAGGACATCCGCAAGTCATCGTTCCTaagtttaaatagttttaatatttaaccaTCTAATATATTCAATAGTCATACCATTTATAAAAATGCACTTATGAGAGCAGCCTCCATTTTCAATTAAGCAAGGATTCCTTTCCACACAGTGTGTTTGGTTTCTCAAATCGTGAGTATCAGGGCATTTGCAAATGACCTTGTGATCCATAAACTCACAAGTATGAGAACAGCCACCATTATTGTGTTCACAAGGATTGTTTTCAATGCACAAGGTATTATTGACCAAAGTGTGAAGCTCTGGGCAACTGCAGTGAACCCGGTGATCAAGGTATTCACAAAAATGTGAACAGTTACcattattaaaaagacattGATTGATTTCTGTACATTTAGTATTATTTTCCAAGCTAAAACCTGGTGGGCATTCACATTTAGCTTGTCCGTTATCGTTTATACAAATATGTGAGCATAATCCATTTTCGCTAAGACATGGATCATTTAAAACACACGCTTTCTCATCCACCAAGGAATATCTTTCTGGACATTTGCATATAGGTCGATCTTTTTCAAAAACGCATTCATGGGAACAACCACCATTGTCTTTTAGGCAGGGATTTTCCAAAACACATGTTATATTGTCGTTTTGtaaaatatagttttctttACAGCTAAAAATGGATAAATAACTAAAAGCTATTAagttatttactaaatttattacttacCTACACGAATGACTACCAGGTAAATTCTCGCAAATTTGACTGCAATGTCCGTTATCAACGTCACATTCGTTTAGATCATTACAATGAATATCATCTGGAGATATCACGTAACCGTTAAAACATCCACATTCGTAACCGCCATCATAATTAACGCAAAGCTGTTGGCATTGGCTTAAATTAAGAGATTTATCGCATTCATTGATGTCTAAACATAAATTGTCTACTGGATCATATTTGAAGCCTTCTTCACACAAACatcttaaaagaaaagaaagaacgTCACGAAACAAATACCTTTTGCACGCCCGTAAGCTAACTTTTTCATCAACATCAATCGGATAAACTTTGCCAAATTTCCACCTGATGGTGCGACGTAATCAATCAGGCGACGTACCTTGGGCTGATTTCTTGTAAAATGAAAGACACATGAAATGTAGCTAATAATCACGTTTATATTGATGCTTTGGATTTTGATTATTCTTTGACTTCAGATTTTGTATACATGAACCTTTCATTTAGGGCTAATTTTGCCTATCATGCTGAAACAGTaggtagaaaaaaatttggaacTGCTACGAGCAACACAAACAATTCATAATATTTCTCTGACTCAGTGCGGTATTTGCGGATCCCATTAATCACTTAATTGTACTTTCCACTTCTTTTGACATAGATTTTAAGAATTACTTGGTTCGGTAGTTAAGTTCGATCTAAATTAGGAGTAAAAGTCGGTCAAATTTATCGATTAATTAATGAGGACAAAAAGGAATTAGAAGATGAGTGGCTACGCTAGAATTAAGAGGGCCATTACAGAACGTCGAACGTCTCTAGGTCCGGAACCGTATCTTGGACTCAGTAACAGGCAAATCTCAAAGCGCACACTCGACTCTTGGGAAAATGTGAAATATCTGGACTGAAAATATGCCAACAATTTTGTGAAAAGGAAGGGTTTTCTCATCAAGGTCGGGaaaaagtatataattattgttCTTTTCTTACTCGCCACATTAAAATAGAACACACACTTTGaacctttttgtttttaatttaattttatgtaattaactaataaataaatatttatgtaatattagTATTCTTACTGGAAGCTTCCAGGTAAATTCTTGCAAATTTGTTCGCAAACACCTTCTTGTAAACATTCGTCTATATCAACGCAATGCTTTTCATCTAGATCTAGCTTATAACCAGAAGGACAAGCACATTTGAATGATCCCACTATGTTTTCACAATAATGTGAGCAAGTGTTTTCTATAAGACATTCGTCTACGTCTTCGCAAGTTCTACTATCAgatctaaaatataattattattatcattaagtATTAGAGAACATACAATGTTGTTTTACCCTAAAACGAATCCTGGAGGACAAGTACACTGAAACACACCATCGATCTTAGTACTGGCGTGTGAACAAGACAAATTAATACATTGCGTTACGTTTTCTAAGGTCAATCCTTCTGGACAGTGACATTCAAAACTACCTGAAATTGATTGCTATTATGTCTGAATTCCTCAGAAAAATACTTACCTAAAGTGTTAAAACAAATATGTGAACAAGGATTTGCAATACATTCATCAATATCGATACATTGTGTAGAATTTTCTTTAGATATCTGGAATCCTTGTGGACAGAGGCATTGATAGCTTCCAATAGTGTTTTCACAAGTGTGAGAGCAAGTGTTCAGCCCGTTTTCACATTCATTCAGATCTAAaaagataaacattttataaacaaGTACTGGAGTTGGTGACATTAAGTGTcagtacaaaaatatattagttttgtAGGTGCATCGCTAATATGTAAAAATTCTCACCGACACATTCACTGTCAGCTAGTTCAAACCCTTCTTGACACTGTTTTAATGTAGTCGTTTCtggtattatttttttgatatcttcAATTTCATCATCATATTCCTCATAGTattctccttcttcttcttcatcctcTTTACTTGATTCATCAACTTCATTATCAACATCATTCCTTCTAGATGATTCAAAAACAGTAGCTTCAACCGAAGCGTGTGTACTGGAGTAGGGGGTATTTTCTATTGTCGTTATTGTATCTACTTCTATGGCAGGTGTAGTGGTTTCAATAATAGTTGGCTCCTGGGTGGGTCTTTGGTATGGTGGTTCAATGTTTGAAAGTGTAGTCGTAACGTCTTCCTACAAATAAACAAGTCACACACAAGTATGTTATTTGTGATATATCCAATTCTTCATAGATAGTATTAAAGTGTCTGACTTACCTTTAGCGATTTTTCAGCCTTGCTATTCTCATCATATTCTTCTTCATATTCATCGTAATCTTCTTCGTATTCATCGTTATCATCTTTTCTATCGATCTCAATGTTATTTGATTCTGAACTAGAACCTACCTGTTTTTCAGACTCTTCGTCATTATCATTTTCTTTGTTGAcctcaatattattaatttctgaacTAGAATCTATCACTTTTTCAGCTGCTTCATCCACGATTTCTTCCTGTATATCTTTTGCCGATTTGATAAAATCTGcttctgtaaaaaaaacaaatagcaaCAAATATATCGACAAATGTCATACTTACCCGTAGTTGTTATGAACTGATGCTCTGTAGTCTTTGCCACTTCGTTAGGAATTTCTAActcattattttttgaatctAACTCCTCATCAAATTTTTCGGTCATTTCATGTAGATTTTCACTGTCGTTCTCTTCAGTGTTTCCTATTTGAGAAGATTCTTTGGCTTCGACTTTTACTTCCCCAACATCAtcattatcatcatcatcatcatcatactGATCTGTTTCTTCCATTACTTTACTACCCCCTTCTTTTTCCAGAATTACTTCATTAAGGCTAGTATCCTCTGattcttttttaagattttcttctTTTCTCTCTCCATCTTTGCCAGCATTATCTTCATCTTTATAATTCTCATCATCGTATTCTTCgccttaaagataaaaatatttatatctgaCTATTTAGTAGTATCAATATTACTCTCACTACCTTCATACTCTTCATCATATTCGTCATACTCTTCTTCCTCTTCATCATTAGCTTCTTGATCAGACTGATACCCTTTATCATTATTACTGATACAATAAAATGACCCTATGATGTTAATACAGCCACGTATGCAGCCAGATGTAATTTTGGGATTGGCACATTCATCAATGTCTGCAAAGagttaaaaaagtaatacatTAAATATAGGACAAGAGAAAGCAAGCacataaaaaaggtattttagtCTATTAGTATAAAAAAGCCAATAGCTCGTTCACGAAGCAAACAAGTTTGATAACGCCACCGACCTTCACAAGTTTTTCTATCTGCACCAAGTTCCATTCCCTCAGGGCACGTGCAAAAAGATTTTCCATGAACATTGATGCAGCTGTGGGAGCAACCAGAAGTTTTTTCGGTACACTCATTGATGTCCGCACACGTGTGACCATCTAGTGCCAATTTGGTACCTTTTGAATCGCATGTGCATTTATAGGAACCTAAAAAGattgatataaaaaagtatCCTTTTTAGCATAATGAGGCTTACCAAAAGTGTTGTGACAAGTTCCTTGACAAGGTCCGTGCCCATTTCTTAGATGGCATTCGTTAATATCTTCACAGTTTTGGCCATTTTTGCTTAATCGAAACCCAGGTTTACATAAGCACTTGGCACTACCCAATTTTGGTTTGCATATGTGCTCGCAGCCACCATTATCTATTGAGCATATGTCTGAATCtataaaataaccaaaaaagtatttttgtttctattttatgGTACCAATAAATATGCTTAGACATTTGCATTTTCTTCTATGGGAGGTGTTCTTTGCCTGATACGTGGGCTAGTAATTTAGAGTCAGTGTTATTTATGTCTTTATGTTGTATGTATTAATGTTTACATTCACAATAAACCTACGCTGtgcaggtttttttttattaataggtaATAAAGCCAATATATCTACTTACCAGCGGTCGTTTTCACTGAGTGCTTTTCATttcttaatttagatttttttaaatgacgatGATTTTCTTCGCTTAGATGAACACCTGCAAAgagtttaaaaatagtaaaatgtatttccaaagttaaatttatgtgtttttcgtgtcaaagaagttttattacaaaatgaagatattaatttattatgatcTGTggagtttaaattattaataacaaatgtTGACAGAAGCTAATTGGTGTTTGTATTTTCTAAgttcagtttattttaatttccaaaaatacataaatctaCTAGTTGACGGCCAACCgaatagaattatttaaattttgaggtTCTCGAGAAAAAAAGAGGACAGTAACGGATTTCTTTGTCATAACACGAGTATgaaaatttggtttttgttaCCTCTTTAAGAAATCAGTTATCAGGATTGAAACATACTTTCCTTTTTAGGACAGAACATAGTATTCAGCTTCTAATGTTCATTATGT from Anthonomus grandis grandis chromosome 13, icAntGran1.3, whole genome shotgun sequence includes these protein-coding regions:
- the LOC126743955 gene encoding fibrillin-2-like, with translation MWFLVRNKSGVAVLGILLICVHLSEENHRHLKKSKLRNEKHSVKTTADSDICSIDNGGCEHICKPKLGSAKCLCKPGFRLSKNGQNCEDINECHLRNGHGPCQGTCHNTFGSYKCTCDSKGTKLALDGHTCADINECTEKTSGCSHSCINVHGKSFCTCPEGMELGADRKTCEDIDECANPKITSGCIRGCINIIGSFYCISNNDKGYQSDQEANDEEEEEYDEYDEEYEGEEYDDENYKDEDNAGKDGERKEENLKKESEDTSLNEVILEKEGGSKVMEETDQYDDDDDDNDDVGEVKVEAKESSQIGNTEENDSENLHEMTEKFDEELDSKNNELEIPNEVAKTTEHQFITTTEADFIKSAKDIQEEIVDEAAEKVIDSSSEINNIEVNKENDNDEESEKQVGSSSESNNIEIDRKDDNDEYEEDYDEYEEEYDENSKAEKSLKEDVTTTLSNIEPPYQRPTQEPTIIETTTPAIEVDTITTIENTPYSSTHASVEATVFESSRRNDVDNEVDESSKEDEEEEGEYYEEYDDEIEDIKKIIPETTTLKQCQEGFELADSECVDLNECENGLNTCSHTCENTIGSYQCLCPQGFQISKENSTQCIDIDECIANPCSHICFNTLGSFECHCPEGLTLENVTQCINLSCSHASTKIDGVFQCTCPPGFVLGSDSRTCEDVDECLIENTCSHYCENIVGSFKCACPSGYKLDLDEKHCVDIDECLQEGVCEQICKNLPGSFQCLCEEGFKYDPVDNLCLDINECDKSLNLSQCQQLCVNYDGGYECGCFNGYVISPDDIHCNDLNECDVDNGHCSQICENLPGSHSCSCKENYILQNDNITCVLENPCLKDNGGCSHECVFEKDRPICKCPERYSLVDEKACVLNDPCLSENGLCSHICINDNGQAKCECPPGFSLENNTKCTEINQCLFNNGNCSHFCEYLDHRVHCSCPELHTLVNNTLCIENNPCEHNNGGCSHTCEFMDHKVICKCPDTHDLRNQTHCVERNPCLIENGGCSHKCIFINGTMTCGCPENFTLEGKMCYKIDPCLVNNGGCSHTCFSDDIGEIKCSCPDNYRLSNNTNCILDDLCQKENGGCSHICDFASEKVVCSCPSGYELIDSRFCKKQNSCDLDNGGCSDFCQDISGNAKCTCQENYILDSDNKTCIIADPCSKAKCSHFCKNDNDEAQCYCPVHHDLINDTECVKIDPCLINNGGCSHECEFVNNEVICSCPEGYKLEQKSCVLVNPCLEKNGGCSHACTAINGHAICRCPPDYELIDKTCFKLNPCAINNGGCSHGCSNAFGEAKCLCPPGYKLFGKKCLDEDPCKKRNGGCSHFCQNVEGQRICSCPKGFLLRPNKKACKDINECRIDRGGCSHGCKNTQGSFECTCPVGFHLDTDLKTCIDIDECLINNGGCEKFCKNYKGSFRCDCPEGQVLQRDRKTCKQGEVRQCRVPRSPENGAMRCLGHRTDFGLLVPSGTRCNVWCDEGFKLKGQSQRICNEEGEWSTLEAECVVATCPPLPTFQNGWFIPGICNTGKTYPGESCNIHCRAGYKVSDQIQSVACMDDLRWSTDMSHEILERFCTRDSPENIRDIYISCPNEGVLNYVLPPGQKTMLVKFEQPETNVDFQRYVISQPSWGKRLQTSLSSGSVEIKFTAVHGNRTVSCRLKITVEDKEAPQTINCPSNFEKTIDRGQSSTVVYWTEPIFQDNVAIKDVYKSRTPGSEFVAGLHHVSYIATDFSGNRASCRFTIDIKESDDLEVLNSLQTHQYTVNNRRADSGGYFKAVLVCPSGRTYENLVIRVPEPGCKWRHVKVSTPLENSLGTQYGTVIHPKQSAKPFYNNNLNVKPKIHTQSRLPDYLRNRRRKQYFRWDRK